The nucleotide window TTTCTCCACCCCCAACTATTAATTAATCCCAACTTACATAACCAACAACTCTTACTTCACCATGGTATACCAATTCACAAAGATATTAATTAGCCTTAAAAAAGTGGACATAGAAAAAAccatagaaaatataaatatagtgatgaagatgatgatatcTAGCATCTAATTAGTTGTTTTGccttttccatcaacattttctACTTCACCACCTTCAGTAGTTATGGCAGAAGAAACATAGCTCAACACCAAAGAGTTATCTTCatgttgaaattgttgtttGCAAGTTTGACAAGTGATTTGAAGCATAGTTGAATTGATTTGCTTTATTGCATGTTGTTTCAATCCATAAGCTTTATCAAGTTCACTTTGTGCTTGTTGTCTAATTCTCTTTGCATTGTTGAACTCTTGTTCAGCCATTTCAATTTGTTTCTTTGCTTGTTTCCTTGCTTCTTCAGCATAAGCTTTTTCAGCCATAGCTACCCTTAATTGTTCCTTTGCTTGTTCTTGAACCCTCAACAAACCcatgttgtttgttgttgttgattgaacTTTCTCATTGCTATTGCTACTCTCCTTTGGTGATGAGTTTGAGTTTCTAAtattgtttgattcatttttctCATGACTCATTTCCGAGGACCCTATTGAGAGATGCAACTGAGTTGACCGGTTAACCTTCTGAATAGCCTCTACAGTACCAACACTTCTGATCGAAGGCGTGTCTGTTGTTAGAGACATGTTGGTGTTGTTTGTAGTGGAGAGTTGAAGTTCCAAGTTTGGATGGAGTAGAAGTTTATTGTTCTTGGAGAAAGTTTGAGAAGAAGGTGTAATAGTAGAAATAGGAGTAACAGGGTTCATGAATATTGTtgattcttttgttgtttttggaattgCTTGAAGCCTTGTTTGCCATGGACatgtattgaaatttgtttCACTTGATGGACTTGGACTTGAAGCTGTTCTTGATAAGCATGCAGTTGGTGTTTGTAGTGGTTGAGCTTCTGAATTATGGATCCTTCCCATGTTACAAGCATCTTGATGCTCAATAAAACTCTCaaccctacaaaaaaaaaaaatatataaatggaagaaaagaagATGAGGAAAAAAACCCTACTAGTATATGTAAATCTACTCATACAAATATCTTTGAACAACAAAATAAACCTGAATTGCAAAATACTATGTGtgttattatcatcatcatcatcctagttaacaataataatagtgttttatatatataataataatacacacacatggaagaagaagatgagaaaaagaaagatttgTTAGTATTAGTAATTTAGTACTAGCTACTAGTATTGagatttgaaacaaaaatataaaaaggaatTCATTAGATATAAAGAGTTAGGAAAAAATGTACAAAGGAAGAAAGgtagaaagaaagagagacaaatGAAAAAGTGGATGTAAAAGGTGTTGGAAAAGGTATCTATCCACTGGATTTTTCAAATGGTGGGGTGGGAAGAAGAGGTTCCAGtttccactaaaataaaaaggacaaaACATAGTCAAGAACTCTCATGAGTTAATCACATTTTCATGTGATTCAATGTTTAgaagaaattaaatttcaatgttataaaaataatatattaatggtttctcacacaaaaatataaagaaatgtTTAAGgtattgttgttggtgaagaaagaatgaaatggaagaatgatttttgaagaaaacacaaAACGGTTATAAGAGCAACGGAAAACGGAGCATTGGAAACTGTGTTCTCCAACTGTCAAACAATGAACAGTGTGATCttgttaagaaaaataaaatacattttttttttatatattaaggTTCCATcagtcaaatatatttttgaaaacttttttttttaattatctcttcttttgtttttccattcctattttctttacttttataTTCCCTTCCAAAAAACATATCTCCCTTTTTTAAAGTCAAATCCCAAGTAAAACAACTCAAGTTTTCCTCAATTCATTATAATCATCATAAGACAATGTTTAAAAATGtttcatttaaaaagaaaaaaaaaatatagtatccCATCCCATGAAGTATATATAAAGattctgaaaataaaaattctatatATAGCTAGATCTATTTGTTCAAAACCATTTTATGAATCAAGAATCAATCATAGGATAAATgttgataatatatatttataaaaaaattacttgaaaaataaatagataaattaatTACCTTGAGAAAACACGACCACAATCACATGAATGACCTCTAGTACCACAAGTTTTGAGATGAGCTTTATAATCAGATTGCACTGCATAACCTTTGGAACATCTTTCACAAACCCATTGTTTATGATTACTATGTTTTCTTCTAAAATGTTTTTTGATACCAACAAGATCACCTAAAGCATGACAAGGATCATGGTGCAAACAAGTTGGTTCAGGACAAACAAAAACTCTTTTTCTAACAACTGGTGTTTCTCTCTTCAATAGCTTCCATGGTACCTTATGTCTTCTTCTATGCATCTGTAAATTTTGGTCCCTTTGGAATCCTTGGTTGCAGATCTCACATACATAACGATCTGATTCCAACAATGTTTTTGGTGAGAGAGACACCACTTCTGCATCTGGATCTATTccaaaccaaaataataaaattagcataaaatcaaacaattataaaaaaaaactatacatattgaattaaataaacatataagTAACAAccatatcattttttaaaaaatataataaaatcaaaagaatgaaaaaaacatgttaaaagaatgtttttttttatagacatgAGAACGATAGTCGAATCcgatacaacaacaaaaaacatgatttAAGAATTGGTTGAGATTTTCTCTAACACCGGTTAGAGTTCAGAAGTACAAAGGATACTCGACCCACTGCGAAAGACAAACCTGGTGTTCCGGCGGgtcttcttttccttttattagTGGAAGAAGTGCCATTTTCATTGCAAGAAAAAGGCTCAGAAGATGGAAGTGAAGATGGAGATAAGCTATTAGCTAACATGGTAACTAAACTCAATATAGCAAAATTAAGCaagaaaatttgatatataaagtatatgatatattagaatagaataagCCTATAACTATAGTATAGCTATGTTTTGAGGCTATAGAAATTAagtgaaagaaaagagagaagaaaagaaagaagagaagaagaagaagaaagaaaaacaaaagctcTTTCTTTCTATGTTCCTTTCGGTATCCTCTCAGCTTTCTTTTAACTTGCTTTTAAACTTTCagctttattatttatttatttttgaaaaattaactttttattttttatttatttttgtcacactttatatatattttttctctctctctggGTTGCTATGTATGTATGTGTGATTCCAACCATGATATTCAGAAGGGATTGTCTTTAATAGCCCTCAGTGATGAAGTttcaaaaagagagagaaatgtgTGACCCAATCACAAAGCTCGAAACTTGATCCCACACAAATGGGCTCcatgaagaaattaaaaaggaaatatccccacaaggaaacaaaaaactttcattatttctttacacagtaattttttatttctttgcatGCATAAATACTGGCCAAGCCCCCCCAATACACACGTAAGCTTCataattctctctcttcaataTATATCACACACTATACATAATCCTATTCTATCTAAAAACccaaaacaaataaagaaaatcctatttctcaatttcaaaataattgatattttttctaagaagccaaaatatgtatataaaattttaatttcactaACCTATTCTCATTAGgcattaatatattttcttatcatAAGTGCAGtgtgaaaatgatatttttctttttaaacaaggaacaacataatatattaataCGATGAATGTATTTTATCCAACACAAGAAGTGTCACGAAAGAACACAAACAATATCATACAACCACAAAGCTGCAACaaagagaggaaaaagaaaGCTAAATGTCTAATCTTAAACGGACTAATGGGCTAAGCCACAAAATATGATAtgtgaaaataatatattgaaaatgatgcgtataatattaattaaagagcaattaaaaaaaatcaatttaatttattgtgaaaaataaattgacattGCTTATTATATGTAGTTTAGAGTTTGAACTTCAaacactccacttattcacttttatGAGGTAAATTTCTAACCACTTGACAGAAAAAAATTGACGTCACTTGTAAGGCGGTTTTattctttgtaaaaataattgtCTCCTAAATTAATTATACCTTGAAGTTTTTTTTGGCTCATTCTAACTTGGagtgattatttttaaattatgctTATTTAAACGGCATAAATGAGaagttttattatatttttaaattaaaccaCATAAATTTTTGAATCCAGAGTGattttgtcatatttttatattttccagtaaaaataattgtctccaaaattaattctacttgtaggattatttttaaattatgctTAGTTGAACGACGTAAACGAGAAGTTGATGATCAATGTAAAACACACGATACCAAATAAACGAAAAACCAATTTGACTAATCAAATTAAATGATTGAAATAATCACTTAATTTGAAATATTGATGAAAAGTTAAAAACAGATAGTCACTTATTCGAAAAAAACACTTAACTtgttaaaacatattttaagcCAAATTGAATTAATAGCAAGTATATGCAAAACAATACATGATTGATTCAATTGGGCAACTAAGACGATGGATTCAAAGAATCTCTTCTCGATGTTTTTCATACTTAACAAAAAGAATTAACATTCAATTGAGTTTCTTTCAAGTCAATCAAAATtaggtttttcaaaataattttcatagcCCGCAATTGAATCAATTAACAAAAACCGAAATATAAAGAGATAACGGATAGAGAGTTGACCACGAGATTTATAATGGTTCCATCACACCGTTCTCGTTAGTGGATACATCTACTCCCAAAGACAACCGTTAATTGAGTTTCTTAATAGAGATTTGAATCCATCATCTAAGTTGCCCAATTGAATCAATCATGTATTCTTTTGcatttatttgttattaattCAATGTggctttaaaataagttttaacaAGTTATGTGCTTTTTCGAATAagtgattatatatttttagtttactTTCAATATCTACAAATTACCAACttattatgaataaaatttatttataaagaaaattttCAACAGTGCCAACtcattttcaatgaaattatgactatttaatattttcatagATGTGTTTCTTAATAGACCATAGTACCCATACTTGTGACTGTGCAAGAACTTAATAAATTTCACTTGAAGCAGCTTTTTTATAAAGGTGATAATGAGGATGTAAAGTCACCCTCAAGGGTATTGTAGTCAATGgggtcataatttttttcagcCCAAGATGCTTTGCTTTTTGGTAAACTGGTAGCATCACGTTAACAGTTGCGGGTTAAAATTGGTAAAATTGTCTCTACTAGGTGAGATTCTTATTTGCACTGTTTACTTtttatttaccttgagttcaaTAAGAATTAGGCAAGAAAAAGGTGGGAAAAACACATGGTATGACATGATCGTTGTCTCTTGCTTTATTAATTGACAATGTATTATGGTAAAGTAATTCAACATTAATAATATATCGTTAATAGATCATGCATGGAGTGTTAGCCCCAAGGAAACCTAATTAAATGTTTAATTACAACCTAAAACACTTTCTTTATTAAGAGaatgcaaatatattaatagACTCTATATTAAACATGCACAAAAGGGTTCATAACTTTACAAAATGgtgaattgtttaagaaaaaacGATTTCGATTTAtagatgaaataattttttatcagaTTTTATTTATCTCCCGAACGTATTCTATGTTACCAAAGTCCATTTCTTGAGAATCGAAAGGTagtttaacacaaaaaaaaataaaaatgcacaaAGCATGCAAATAATAGAGCAAAAATACACAATATTTGCAAGTTACAAAATATCTTAACACAAATAGCTACAACTAATACACATAGAGCTTTAATTAATTACACTCTTTTCCATTATCTTCATCCAATAAATTGTTGCCATTAAAAATATAACCTAAAACAGTTTCTGATTagaatgatttttatttatttatttattttcttctttttcttttctaatattctaacaaaatttatttctcTTCACAATTGATCGTAAATTTTAtactcataatattttttttagtaaaggtGAAATTACTGCATTTCATTCATATTAAGAGACTACATAGTAGTATGAACATCATGGAAAACAAAGGGGCGAAGATGTGATAAGGCGACTTTATAGCGATACTATAAACAACCTTATTTACTTGCCTCGTAACAAACGACACCACAAAGTCGTGATTACGTAACAAGATATTTTTACATTGAATCACA belongs to Medicago truncatula cultivar Jemalong A17 chromosome 6, MtrunA17r5.0-ANR, whole genome shotgun sequence and includes:
- the LOC120575947 gene encoding zinc finger protein SHOOT GRAVITROPISM 5, with amino-acid sequence MLANSLSPSSLPSSEPFSCNENGTSSTNKRKRRPAGTPDPDAEVVSLSPKTLLESDRYVCEICNQGFQRDQNLQMHRRRHKVPWKLLKRETPVVRKRVFVCPEPTCLHHDPCHALGDLVGIKKHFRRKHSNHKQWVCERCSKGYAVQSDYKAHLKTCGTRGHSCDCGRVFSRVESFIEHQDACNMGRIHNSEAQPLQTPTACLSRTASSPSPSSETNFNTCPWQTRLQAIPKTTKESTIFMNPVTPISTITPSSQTFSKNNKLLLHPNLELQLSTTNNTNMSLTTDTPSIRSVGTVEAIQKVNRSTQLHLSIGSSEMSHEKNESNNIRNSNSSPKESSNSNEKVQSTTTNNMGLLRVQEQAKEQLRVAMAEKAYAEEARKQAKKQIEMAEQEFNNAKRIRQQAQSELDKAYGLKQHAIKQINSTMLQITCQTCKQQFQHEDNSLVLSYVSSAITTEGGEVENVDGKGKTTN